TGGGGCGAGGAGGGGGCTTTGTCGGTCTTGCGGGGCTTGGAGGACTTTGCTGCGGGCATCGAGATGGTTCAGTCTTGAACTAGAATGTTCTGAATTGAACCAATTCTAGGCTTTCCATGAACCTCTACCTGCGCTTGCTGATGACCCTGCTGCGTGCCTGGCGTGCACCGCGCCTGGCGCCGGGCGACACGCTGGAGCGGCAACTGCGCGTGCTGCCGAACGACCTCGATATCAACGGCCACATGAACAACGGCCGCTACCTGACGGTCGTCGACCTGATGCTGGTCGAGTATTTCGTGCGCACCGGCTTTGCGACCACCATGCTGCGCCAGGGCTGGAGGCCGATGTCCGGCGGCTCGCTCATCAGCTACCGACGCGGGCTCAACCCCTTTCAGGTGTACACGCTGCGCTTTCGGCTCGACGCCACGGACCAGCACTGGAACTACATGCGCTTCGAGTTCGTGCGTGGCGACAGGGTCTGCGCGGCCGGCTACATGAAGGGCGCGGCCGTGGGGCGCGGCGGGTTGGTGCCGAACCAGGAGTCGTATGCAGCCATGGGGCTCGTGCCGCCGGCGCATGCGCTGCCGGGGCCGGTGCGCGACTGGATCGCGGCCGAGCAGGGCGTGATGAACGCGGCCTGGTAAGGCTCAGCGCGTTGGCGGCGCATCGAGCGCCAGCCGCAGCCGCGTGACGTTCGGGTTGCCCGGGTCGCGCTGCAGCTTGAAGCCCAGCTTGCGCGCCAGCGCCAGCATGCCGATGTTGTCGTAGAGCGTGATGTCCGCCAGCTGCTTCACGCCGGCCGCCGCGGCCGCGTCGATCAGCTTGCTCATGAGCTTGTGGGCAACGCTGTGGTGCTGCCAGGCATCTGCGATGACGACAGCGAATTCGGCGACGTGCGCCGTCTCGGGCGTCTCGCCGCGCACGTAGCGCACCACGCCCATCTGCTGCTCCACGCCATCGACCTCGGTCGTCGCGATGAGCGCGAGTTCGTGGTCGTAGTCGATGTGCGTCATGCGCCACAGCTCATCGGGCTGCGGCTTTCGCGGCGACAGCAGGCGGTGGTAGCCCGTCTCTTTCGAGAGTCCGTCCACGAAGGCCGTGTGCATGGCCAGGTCATCGGCGCGGATAGGGCGGATCCGCACCGGCGTACCGTCGCGCAGTTGCCAGTCCTCGACCAGGTGGCTGGGGTAGTCGAGGGCTGGCATGGCATCACCCAGTCGACTCAGCCGATCACTTCGGGCCAGTCTGTGTGGAAGAACTGGCCTTCGGGCTTGTCGGT
This is a stretch of genomic DNA from Variovorax paradoxus. It encodes these proteins:
- a CDS encoding thioesterase family protein, which encodes MNLYLRLLMTLLRAWRAPRLAPGDTLERQLRVLPNDLDINGHMNNGRYLTVVDLMLVEYFVRTGFATTMLRQGWRPMSGGSLISYRRGLNPFQVYTLRFRLDATDQHWNYMRFEFVRGDRVCAAGYMKGAAVGRGGLVPNQESYAAMGLVPPAHALPGPVRDWIAAEQGVMNAAW
- a CDS encoding GNAT family N-acetyltransferase, which translates into the protein MPALDYPSHLVEDWQLRDGTPVRIRPIRADDLAMHTAFVDGLSKETGYHRLLSPRKPQPDELWRMTHIDYDHELALIATTEVDGVEQQMGVVRYVRGETPETAHVAEFAVVIADAWQHHSVAHKLMSKLIDAAAAAGVKQLADITLYDNIGMLALARKLGFKLQRDPGNPNVTRLRLALDAPPTR